Below is a window of Apis mellifera strain DH4 linkage group LG15, Amel_HAv3.1, whole genome shotgun sequence DNA.
aaaattcatataatactaaatttctgataatttccctcaaaaattccattcataaaattcatacGATATTAATGGACAACTAAGGAGGATCGTTCAAGGACGACCAAATTTCTGGTAATTTCCCTCAAAAATTccattcataaaattcatacGATACTAATGGACAACTAAGGAGGATCATTCAAGGATCaaatttctgataatttccctcaaaaatttcattcataaaatttatacgataCTAATGGACAACTAAGGAGGATCGTTCAAGGACAATCaaatttctgataatttccctcaaaaattccattcataaaattcatacGATACTATTAGACAACTAAGGAGGATCGTTCAAGGACgataaaatttctgataatttcCCTCACTTCAACATAATACGAATAGGAAAAGAAACCGCGTGATCGATAAACAGCATTGTCGATCGTTAGGGATCGTTCTAAGATTCATCCTCTGGTTTGAAAATAGGCGTGTTCTTCATCGATACTTAGCCTCTATCGATTTTACGAGAGCGAGTTTCTTAATGGAATATAGTCTGTGTCCCTGACACATTCAATTTCATCATTGatcgaataagaagaaaagaaaagaaaggaaaaaggaaaaaaaaatcgatacaaCGGAAGTAAAAGTTAGTTTTACTCACCCGTGTCGCTGGAGAAGAGCATAGGAGGCGCGTGATTGGCGTTGGCATAGTGCCGCGGTCTTGAGTATCTCGCGCGGCTGAATAACTTGAGCACGAAGCATATCATCGCCGTGAACACCGCTATTCCCGATGCTATGCAGAGCAGGGTCGGAATATCTGTCGTTATCAGCACCAGATCTGCCAacaaattgtagaaaaaaaaaaaaaaacgaaacgcTTTAATTTCGTCTTCTCCACAGGTGTACACGCAACAATTTCTCAACACCATGGAGGAAAAATTAAGTCAAGTTTTCTCTAAATTGTAATCGTGCAACAGGAACTGTGTACTACGAATATTGGAGTGCATGTGTGTGTCGTATTGGCTGGCACGATATACCTTCGGCGCAGAACACCTTCTTGCTAGGCCTGGACAAGGAAACTCTATGGTAACCCTCTTCGCAGTCGCATACGGCATTGTGCTGCACCTGGGTGCAGGTCGAGTGCTGATCCGCAAAAGTGCAACTCGCGCGGTAGAAACATTGCTCCCCGAGTCTTTTAGCTGGAAAAACGGGTTTTATCGTCATTTCCTCGACTCCTCGtcgtttcatttcaatttcgattccatttctttctcccttcctcaaaattaaattaaagaaagggaaagaagaaaacgattcaaagtttctgttatatataaaacatcaaTATAAGCGCGTTTCTccgtgtaaaatattttcttttttcattcaatggacgtttattttctttgcctCGGTTGTCTCGATACTATCTGGACGGCCTACTTGAACGTGGAAATTGGAAAACATATATCGATACATGGATGCAAGACAGAGCTACGTACGTTTGGCACATCCTTTCGAGGGGCCGAGACGAACTGGATAGAATTTTTCACACTCGCAGAAACCAGTGACCGTGTCGCAGAACACGTGCTGCAGTTTCGGATTGCACGAGACATCGCACGGCGAGCCCAGCTGCTGCCCCTTCGCTGAAAACAGGCAAAAATCGATAACCACGCTAGATTATCCACCACGTTTTCACTTCTCGATGAGTAGATGAAATATCTAggttaatttcttaaaatagcTCGCGCTACTCATCCAATCATCGACTAGTTGCGCCGCACTCGATCCCCCGTTccgttcaaaaatttaatcaattcagTCTGCGGACAgggtagaattttattttaaatcttccaAGGCTATacgatctttatttaaattttgtaatatatttataacaatcgtaataattttttcctttccaaatGTCAAATTGAAAACACGCGCAATATTTGATCATCGATCATATCTTTTCCGTgtcaatgattaaaaaaactgGGAATTTCGAGTCACGTTATAACGTGCACACAGTGgaaatttcataaaacgaCCATTTCGTTCGACccttttaatctaattaaaaaaaaaaaaaatttaaatattcctttatatactcgttcgttttaattaaagaaacgtatacgtatatatatattcgagccACGTTATTTTATCGAGCGATAATACTTTCTTACAAAAGAATCACTCGCGAATGGCGCTCCCCATTATTCTCACCATTGTCACTTAGTTTTCCGATAAAGATATCATTCTCTTTCAACTGTTATTCCCCGGATTCGATACACGCCTCTTTGCAATGCAGCCCCGTTGTCACGGGCGTGCTTCGTGTTTTCCGAGCCCCTGAATAAGCACACATTCTGAACGATTAATGAAGCAAAGAAGCCATTGTTGCACACTCTATCCAGCCCACTTTCCCGCATCAAAAGATGTTTGATATCTGGCGCGGCTTTGTAGACGACGTCGAGACTGCGACGTCCTTCTCGCGTCgtcgatttttttccaatgaCGTCGtcgattttttctctccacGCGGAATTGAAACGCCGTCGACTTTTGCCAGGCGAGCGTAAATTGgacgatttttttctctctcccctttatctttttatcgaccgagagagagagaggggtgaGAAATTAACGAGCTAAATCTCCTTCGGATAATTGCGCCATTTGCATTGGGTTACATCGGGCGCAGGCATCGCGCCAAACACCCTATCGATTTTTCCCTTAATTATCGCATTATATCGTTATTAAACTCGTCTCGTGACTTTGGGCCGTGTTTAAGGAGGGTGCTATCGCTGTGATCAACGTTGGCAAACGTTCAGAAAacgatatatagatattactaGACACACTCTTTATCCTAATtaatccttccttcctttttcactcagagaaaattcgaaattatggAAATAGATCTCGAATGGAAAAGTAGAGGATAGTTGCGACACATGACGGATTTCGCAACACGCgatatttcgttcgaaatctattatcatttaattaaagagagattattatcttaatcttGATTCGACGAGTGACATTGAGAATCACGCATGAAAGGGAAGAAGGAATATATTTCGTGCCTCGATTAAATTATGCAATCCACTCGTAATTGCGATCGAACATTCGAAATTATGGATGAATGGGGAGAATCGATCCGAGAGAGAGTCCGAAGTTGCTGCGTCACGTAAATAATAGAGTGGTTGGGATTATGCTTTTTGACCTGGTTCAAGAAGTTCACGGCACGATCATAAGGATGCGGTTGCTCGCCGGAAATGTTCCTCTCTGAATCCGAGTTAAGCGGATTCTGTTTCTCGGTGAATGGGTCGAGGAAACGGGAGTGAATGACgcacgatatattattttcttttttaactttttaactcctcttctttctctctctctctctcttgtatCGCGGGTTGGAAGGGGATGCGGATGTAGAAAGAGGGAAGGAATGGAGATCTCTTTGAAAAATCTCACGCAGATGCAGGCGTGTGTACAAACTCCCACAGAcacagaggagagagagagcttgCAGCATCCATTAAAATCAATACCGGCAGCGTGGTTGGCGCGAAAATCAAGAAGGAAAGGAGTTGCTCTCCTGTTTACCTAGACGCAGGCGCACTCGCGAATCTGGAAATATGATGTGCAACATCGCCGTCTCTTCTTCGAGAATAATCTAAACGATTTATCCCAGGATTTAGATTCCGATTAATTCTCGAGGGAAATGGATTGAATCGTTCTTGGAACgatcttggaaaaattgttcgtTACGTAAGAAGATTCGTTTGTCGTTGCTTTGACAGCTAGATTTTTAAGAGGTTGAGAagagtggtggtggtggtggtggtgaacTTTGCAGCGTTTCGTAACATTTACCTCGGCCTCCTCGTTGGACTTAATGAGGCCTGACGAGGGCTACTTATCATCTGACGAAGAGAGAACGTCTATATGACGATAACAATGACAGTAACAAGTGTTTGCTCGCTGGTTGAAGGTTCTGGAGCAAGAAGTGTTTGCACATCCGTATCGAGCAGGCGCGAGGAAGGCGAGGCGAGCAAGAATCTCGAGGCACACGCGTTCCTTCGATCGTCCTTGTTTCGCGAGAAAATAACGTAACGATCCTTCAACGGTACGAGAGTATCGATCCATATATACGAATTAGATGCTTTCGATGCAaccaaagagagagaaatggagTAATCGTAAGGCTAATATACACGAATAGAACGATAGTAGAGTTTTAGAGTCCctctaaaaatttcgatacacctctttctctctttctttccacttCTATCCCCCTCCTTTCCCCTATTTTCACCACTTTACCACCCGATATTCGAATCAATATACGATTATCACACAGAAAATCCCCCGAATAGAATCTACCTTCATTCCATCGATGCGATTTTTCCCCACTGCGACTCGTCACTACCGAGCCTCTCACGAGACATACGATTGTAATACAATCCGTACGCGGAAAACGGAGATGGAAATCCCATTGGCTGGCGACGATCTCACCGGCGCAACACTCACCAGTGACGTTGTCCTGATAGTCTTCGtcgacgtcgtcgtcgtcgtagttGGATACGCGCACGTCATCATCTGCCGGTAATTGGCGAGTCAGGCGATCCGGTCGCGTGCCGCGGCAGGTGCAGCCGGACACCAGGCAAACTAGGAAGATGAGCAGGAGCCAGGAACGGCAGCAGGTCAGTCTCAGGGCGGAGGGAAGTGCGCTCATCGCCCCCGCGGCGCGAGTCAACCCCCGAAACCGACCACCGGCGGCGCATCGACATCCTTCCCTGTCGCctgccctcccccctcccgccCTCCTGCACGCCCTCTCGCCCTCGACGCCTCTGACGACCGCCTTATATCCCGTTCAACGCGTTTCTcgtggggaggggaagggaaaaaaaaaaagaagaaaaagaaagaaagaaacggagaACACCACTCGATCGAAGAACAACACTCTTTTGAGCTTCCTCGAACGAATCAACCACCCTGTCCacacttttcctttctcttcctctccttccttctgtTCCTTGCGCGACGAGCAACGAAGCGAGTGTCTTAGCAACGCGCGCACGCACGACACGGACGATTCTTGCGCCACGTTCGACTCCTGGAGGCAGCCACCACCGCGGTTCTCTCCGATTCCGTGCTCCCCCGTTCACTGACGCCTTCCTTCCGCCAGCCGCCGGTCGaccaccaccgccgccgccactGCAGCTGCGCCATGCCACCACCCCTCCCCCGCCCCCTCCCTGCGCGCCGCGTCGATCGAGATCAGGGCTGCTCGCTCTGCCATCGCCCAATCTCCGGTCAGGGGGTTCAAGTATTATTGGTTTGTTACCTTTCCAACCGCCTACCTTGAAAACGATCCCAATTTTACGTGCACGATCGTGCGCACCCTTCTTCAAGGGGGTGATAGTGCGTGAGGGGAGAGATTGGTTGGGTAGGATCGAAGGATTTAGATCGATACGATCGGGGGTGTGTTAATGTTTGATGATGACCTTTTAGGgggatcgaaatgaaaaatagaaaagaattgaGTGTACGAAAGAATTGTTTGTTGGAGCTTATGAGCTATtggatggaataaattttttaatattgtaactaGACTGCGGATATTTATCCATTGCGTATGTAGAAATGTATAATCGATGATGTTTgaattgaagaataaatttctatacagTCTAGTATGTAAGCTCGATgattaaaaacttttgatcgaaatttattcgatgacGATTATGGTGTGTGATAAAAAACGCATTGGATGAAAATTGGCtatcgattatattaattgttaatgttTGATGATGACCTTTTAGGgggatcgaaatgaaaaatagaaaagaattgaGTGTACGAAAGAGTTGTTTGTTGGAACTTATGAGCTATtggatggaataaattttttaatattgtaactaGACTGCGGATATTTATCCATTGCGTATGTAGAAATGTATAATCGATGATGTTTGaagaataaagtaaatttctaTACAGTCTAGTATGTAAGCTCGATGATTAAGAACTtttgatcgaaatttattcgatgacGATTATAGTGTGTGATAAAAAACGCATTGGATGGAAATTGGCtatcgattatattaattttatataatgtaaaagaaataaaaaaataaaaacatctttgctaaataaatttcatcaaaattaatagaGGATGCTCGTGATGATTtgtt
It encodes the following:
- the LOC409674 gene encoding uncharacterized protein LOC409674 isoform X3; the protein is MSALPSALRLTCCRSWLLLIFLVCLVSGCTCRGTRPDRLTRQLPADDDVRVSNYDDDDVDEDYQDNVTAKGQQLGSPCDVSCNPKLQHVFCDTVTGFCECEKFYPVRLGPSKGCAKPKRLGEQCFYRASCTFADQHSTCTQVQHNAVCDCEEGYHRVSLSRPSKKVFCAEDLVLITTDIPTLLCIASGIAVFTAMICFVLKLFSRARYSRPRHYANANHAPPMLFSSDTGIPLTLHGGRPSSRSSQRSSTGGPLTYAFSRRPSSGGSRGPLVPSSRAGSRRPSLTSVHSSTSSARSYSARRLEKERNEKEQRQALQELRLAKQREQQQREQQQQIAPTPSPRTPHSMDELLPSVEEGKEVFYNEQVPTTSDMIEETSMKTTAVTTTNINASRFGEMAPVTTSTTSIFETNIAPRATGDIFQV